The window AGCGTTTTCATAGGTAGAAAGAAGAAAATCAAGAATTTGCTTATTTTCTAAAGTAAGATGATTGGAGTTGAAAGCTGGGTTAACAGTATTACTGGTATGTCTTTAAGACTTTCATTAATTTTTATTTGCCGGCAAAGTTGATAGCCGTCCATACCGGGCATAATGATGTCACTAATAACAATATTTGGCTTGCTGTTATATAAATAGTTCAGCGCTTCCTCGCCACTATTGGCGACAGCAACGTGATAATTATTTTTTTGAAGGACATTTTTTAGTTTCAAAGCTTGAACCGGACTGTCTTCTACCACTAATATACTTATGTTTTTTCCCATAGCTTCTCCTTTCGGCTGATAATTGATATATATAATGGCTGTT of the Pelotomaculum isophthalicicum JI genome contains:
- a CDS encoding response regulator, giving the protein MGKNISILVVEDSPVQALKLKNVLQKNNYHVAVANSGEEALNYLYNSKPNIVISDIIMPGMDGYQLCRQIKINESLKDIPVILLTQLSTPIILL